A stretch of DNA from Candidatus Krumholzibacteriia bacterium:
TAGCCTGGCTTCCACATACCGCTCATGAGCACCGCGCCCACGATGGCGGCGAGAAACAGAAAGTTCTGCCAGCCGCGCACGCCCAGCTTTCCCACTTGCTCCACGGGCTGTTCGCGCGTCTCGCGCGCGTACAGGCGCCGGTCGATGAAATAGAACAGGGTCAGCAGCGGTACGGCCAGGAACACCATGTCCGGCAGCAAGTGCAGCGTCCAGAAGAAGGGCACGTGGTGCAGGAACCCCAGGAAGAGGGGCGGGTCGCCGAGCGGGGTGAGCGCCCCGCCGATGTTGCTCACCAGGAAGATGAAGAAGACCACGATGTGTGTCTTGCGCCGGCGCCACATCACCGCCCGCAGCAGGGGACGGATCATCACCATGGAGGCGCCGGTGGTGCCGATCCACGACGCCAGCAGTGTGCCGCAGATCAGGATGATGACGTTCTCGCGCGGGGTGCCGTGCAGCGTGCCCTTCACCAGGATGCCCGAAGACACCGAGTACAGCGCCCACAACAGGATGATGAACGGAATGTAATCCGCCATGTAGATGTGGGCGATCTCGGTGACGGCCTGCCCGCGGTGCGCGATGATGAACGGAACTGCGAACAGCAGTGCCCAGAACAGCGACACGACCGGGAAGTTGCGGTGCCACCAGTGCGGCGCGAACAGCGGAAACAGCGCGATGGAGAGCAGGATGCCGGCGAAGGGGATGGCCCACCAGATCTGCAGCCGTTCGCCCAGGTGCTGGCCCCCCGCCTGCGCGGCGGCCGCGGCGCCGGGGATGAACAACAGAGCCAGTGCGGCGAGGGCGTACAGCCCGCCGGTGCGCCATTGCGCGCGTGTCCTGGGGAGTATGGTCACGGGGGTTGCCCTGCCGGTCATTCTGGTTTCGCGCACGGGGTGGCCGTGAAGAATACGAAAACCCGTGCGAGCACTCGACTACGTCCCCGCAACGTTAGGACAACGGTGCGGCGCGCGCAAGTGGAATCCCGCTCGCGGCGTGCCGATGCGGTGGGCTGCTTATGGCTATCGGCCGCCCGGGCGGTTCTGCTATAGTAGGCACCTTCCATGTCTCACGCCGCACCCGAGAAGAATTCCCGCGCGCTCACGATGGTCGTCGCCGCGCTGGGCGTCGTCTATGGCGACATCGGCACCAGCCCGCTGTACGCCATCCGCGAGTGTTTTCATGGTCCGCACGCGGTGGCGGTGACCCCGGAGCACATCCTCGGCGTGCTCTCGCTGGTCTTCTGGTCGCTGGTCATCGTCATCTCCATCAAGTACCTCATGGTGGTGATGCGCGCCGACAACCAGGGCGAGGGCGGCATCATCGCGCTGATGGCGCTGGTCGCCAACCTCTCCGGCAAGCCCAACCGGCGGCAGTGGCTCATCGTGACGCTGGGGCTGTTCGGTGCGGCGTTGCTCTATGGAGACGGCATGATCACACCCGCCATCTCGGTTCTCAGCGCCATCGAGGGGCTGGAGGTGGTGACCCCGGTGATGCAACCCTACGTGGTGCCCATCACCGCCCTGATCCTGCTGGGGCTGTTCCGCCTGCAGCGGCGGGGCACCGGCCAAATCGGGAAGCTGTTCGGCCCGGTGACCTTTGTGTGGATGCTCGCGCTCGCGGTGTGGGGTGTCATATCCATCGTGCAGTCGCCGGTGGTCTTCAAGGCGGTCAACCCCATGTACGGTGTGCGCTTTCTCGCCGAGCACGGAATCCACTCGGTGATGACGCTGGGCGTGGTGTTCCTGGTGGTGACCGGCGGCGAGGCCCTGTACGCGGACATGGGCCACTTCGGCCTGGCGCCCATCCGGCGGGCGTGGTTCTCCATCGTGTTGCCCGCGCTGGCGCTCAACTACTTCGGTCAGGGCGCGTTCCTCATGCGCTCGCCCGAGTACGCCGTGAACCCCTTCTACCACATGTTTCCGGAGTGGGCGCTCATCCCCATGCTGATCCTGGCCACCGCCGCCACCATCATTGCGTCGCAGGCGGTCATTGCGGGGGCCTTTTCGCTGACCTGGCAGGCCGCGCAGCTGGGTTTCATTCCGCGCATGCACGTGCAGCACACCTCCGACGAGGAAATCGGCCAGGTGTACATTCCTTTCGTGAACACCGGCCTGCTCATCGCCACCATCGCACTGGTGTTCGGCTTCAAGACCTCCAGCAACCTCGCCTCGGCGTACGGGCTCGCGGTGAGCACCGACATGGTGATCACCACCATCCTGCTCTTCATCGCCATGCACCAGGTGTGGAAGTGGAATGTGTTCGCGGCGCTTGGGGTGTGCCTGGTTTTCCTGGTGGTGGACATTGCCTTCTTCAGCGCCAACGTCATCAAGATATGGGACGGGGGATGGTTCCCGCTGGCCATCGGGGTGGGCATCCTGATCGTGATGACGACGTGGCGGACCGGTCGCGTGCTGCTGGAGGCGCGTGTGGATGAACGCCGCACGTCCTTTGAGGAGCTCAAGAAGAAGCGCGCCACCGTCACCCGGGTACGCGGCACCGGTGTCTTCCTGGAACGCGACCCCAGCGACGTCCCACCCACGGTGATGCGCATCCAGCGCCACCTGAACGTGATGTTCGACCGCGTGATCATCCTGTCGCTGCAGACCGAACGCGTCCCCCGTGTGCCCATGTCGGAGCGGCTCAGCGTTGAGTCGCTGGATGACAACATGTACCGGGTGGTGGCGCGCTACGGCTTCGACGAGATGCCGAACGTGCCTCGGCTGCTGCGCCGCTGCCGGGAGCAGGGGCTGGAGATCGACCCCAGCGAGGTGACCTACGTGATGAGCCGCGAGACCCTGGTGGCCACGCGCCGCAAGGGCATGGCGATGTGGCGCGAGCGCCTGTTCTCGTTCATGGCGCGCAACTCGAGCCTGGTGTCGGACACCTTCCGCATTCCCGCCAACCACGTGCTGGAGATCGGTGCCGAGATCGAACTCTGAGTCAGCGCCGCGAGGCCTCGTAGCGCGCCCGCAAGATGTGCCGCAGCTCGGGGTGCAGGGTGGAGCGGCGCAGCAACGACTCCACGTCCTTCACCGATAGATCCGAGAGATAGTTCATCGAAATCGCCACCGGCGTCTGCGGGTTGGTCAGCAGCGCCATGCGCGCGTTGAAGGCCGAGAACAGCTCGCGCCGCCGGCCCAGCCCGCGCAGCACCTCCGGGTTGACGCGGTGGTTCTTGGCGGTCGCCAGGGCGCGGTCGCGGGTGGACACGTGCGGGACCACCTCGCGCGCGATCTTGGCGATGGGGTGCGCGATGAGCATGTTCCAGTAGTGCCCGTCGCGCGCGATCTTGCGCAGCACCACCAGCGGGACCCCGTCGAACGACGGATCCTCGCCCGCAACCGACCCCACCCGTTCCTTCTCGCGGCGCACGCGCGCGATGTAATCGGCCAGCACGCCGTCCTGGATGCCGTGTGTGGTCTCCTTGGTGGCGAGGTAGTCGAGCAGGGCGGCGAGCTTGTGGAAGTAGTTGTCCTCCAAGAAGAAGTTGAGCTTCACGAAGATGCGCGCGATGCCGCGCGTGTACAGCACGTCCGAGCGGCTGGTGAGGGTGAGCAGCCGGCGGTAGACCGTGTTGAAGAATATCTTGCGCTGTGCGGTGGTGTAGCGGCTGGAGCCGACCATGCGCTCGAGCAGCGTCAGGATGCTGGCGCAGGGCACGGTTTCCGGCGTGACCACCTTCCACACCGAACTGATGTCGGTGTTGTTGACCGCGTAGCGGCGCACCTCGTAGTCCGGGTGCAGCATGAGGCAGCGCGTGAAGCGTTCGCGGTGCGCGTCGCCCACGTCGTGCACCGCGCGCACCACCGAGGCCGCGCCCTTCTGGCTGGGGGCAAACAGTCCCGCCAGCGTGCCCGCGGCCGCGCGCGAGCGCGTGGAGCCGTGCTCGGCGAGGACGTCGATGAGGCGCACGCGCTTGGGGTGGCCCCAGAAATCGCCCGCCACCAGCATCTCCGGACGCTTCCACAGGCCGATCTCGATGTCCTCGGCGTCGCGCGGGTGGGTGGCCAGGTGGTCGGCAAAGAGGTGGCGCAGGTCGCCGGTGATCATGGTCATGGCGTCTTCCACGTCGAGGTCATCGCCGTGCGCAAGCGCGCCCAGTGCCGTGTCGAGCGCGCCGCGGTCCACGTGCGACGACGTGCGGTTGCGGAAGGAATCCCACGGGCGCGCGTCGACGTGCTCGCTCCAGCGGTGGCGCAGTTCGGTGTAGCTCTCGGCAATGGGATCGCCGGCGCGCTGGCGCAGGCCCACGCGAATGTCGTCCAGCAGGAGGTTGCTGCGCGGAATCTGGTGTTCGTAGGCGAGACGGATGGTGGTCGCGAAGGCCTTGTCCACGCTCTTCCATTGCACGTAGGCGGACTCCACCAGCTTGCATACGTCTTCTACGTTGGCGGTGCTCCCGGGACGTTCGATGTCCTCGGCCGCTACCACGGCGCCGTGGATGGCGTTGACCAGGCGTTCGGCGGCCTGTTCGGTGGCGGCCAGGTCGCAGCCCTCGCCGCGTTGAAGCTCCAGGGAAAGGACCAGTTCCGACGCAAGATCGTCGATCCGCTCGGCGGTGGCTGGCAAGAATCCGGCCATGTGCGATTCGCCTCCTGGGGGCCAACCAGTTGTCGAATCACAAGTTGTATGGATTCGACCGGCTCCCCGAAGGGCGATCGTGCAAACGGCGTGCCCCGGGAGGCGGGTGGGCGGGGTCCGACTCTCAGTAGTAGGCGAACATCCACAGGTTGACGCAGCTAGCCAGGGGGCTATGGTTCAGTCAGAAACCTGCCGCACCACCCCGCTGCCTTGCGGTTGAATCACGCCCCGTGAGAATCCGGAGGGAGGAACTCCAAATGAAGAAACTGGTACTGGTCGCTCTGGCAGCGATCTGTCTTGGCGCCGTGACGGCGAGCGCGCAGTCGTACAAGCTCGAGTTCTCGGGCGGTACTTCGGTATCGTCGTGCGAGCTTGCGAGCAGCGGCGTGGGTGTCTCGTCGGTCCACGTCATTCTGACGGGCAGCGGCGGCGTAACCGCCGTCCTCTTTGGCGCGCAGATTCCGGCGTGCTGGGCGGGCACCACCTGGATCCGCGACAATCCCGCCGTGCAAGTCATCTACCCGTCATCAATGGAGGACCCGGTGGGTGACTTCTGGCTGGCCCTCGGTGATACCCAGAGCCCGCTTGGGCTTTCCATCGCCTTCAAGGAATGCCTGGAACTTCCGCTTTACCTCGGTACGATAGAGTTCATGGGCGGTGGCCCCGCGCCGTGCTGTGAATTCGCGGCGACGCATCCGTCATATTGGGACAACTTTTCCACCCCCGCCCAGGTGGTGGACTGCAACTTCAATGAGCACGATGCCGCCGGCGGTTCGGTGAAAGTGAGCAGCGGTCCCACGTGTCCGTGTCAGAACGCGCTCGCAACCGAGCAGACCACCTGGGGGCGCGTGAAGGCGCTGTACCGCTAGACTGACAGGAGAGAAACGAACGCACGAATGCCCGGTGACCGCCCTGTGGCGGACGCCGGGCATTTTGTTTCCAGCACGCGGCTACTTGATGCCGTGCTTGCGCTTGTAGTCAAGCCAGTTGGCCTTGAGGTCGATGAAGGCGTCGAAGTCCGGCTGGAGCAGGAACGGGTTGGTCTTGCGCTCGTGGCCGATGGTGGAGGTGGGTGCGACCCCGTAGTTGTGGCCGGGCCACACCTCGGTGTCGTCGGGCAGCTTCATGAGCTTCTGCAGGCTCTCCCACTCGCGGCGTGCGCCGGGGCCGAGGTCGGTTCCGCCCACCTTGCCCACGAACAGCGTATCGCCGGTGATCACGTGCCCGCCGCACACCACGCACACGTGGTCGTCGGTGTGGCCGGGCGTGTAGATAAACTCCAGCTTCAGATCGCCGAGCGCGAGCGTGTCGCCCTCGTCCACCTTGACGTCGAGCGGGAGGTGCATGGTGGTGTGGCCCACGGTCTTCCCGCCGAAACGCTTCTTCGCGGGCGCCATGCCCCACGAGTGGTCGCTGTGGCCGTGGGTGATGACGATGTATTCCACGTTGAGCCTGTGGCCGTCGATCAAGCCGGCGTACTTCTCGGGATCGGGCGGGGGATCGATGATGACGGCGCTGCCGCCGTCCTTGTCGGCAATGAGATAGGCGAAGTTGCGGTCCCCGCCAGCGTCAATCTGGTGGAAGATCATGGGGGGATGGTAGCGGGTGGCGCGTGGATCGGCAAGCTCCCTTGTAGTGGCCGCGCAGTGCTATAATTCACCCATGCGACTCGCCCTGACAGTGTTGGTGCTGATGACCGGGCTGGCGATCACCGCGGATGCCCAGGGGCGCGGCCGGATCGCCATCTTCTCGGATGCCGAACTCACCGACTCCTCGCTGGTGGATGCCTTTCCACCGCGGATTGCCGACGTTTACATTGCCCACGTGAACCACAACGGGGTCACCGGGTCCCGGTTCAAGTTGGTCGCCGATCCGGGATTCGCGGGGATCTGGTCTTCGGAAGCGTCGCAGTTCGCGGAGGTCATCGGCACGTCCGCGTCGGGCATCGAGATCTACTACGCGTCTTGTGTCGCGGTGGATGTGATCGTGCTCAGCGTGACGTACCTGTTGCCGGGAACGTCATCGGCGTGCAGCTGCCTTCGCATCGTTCCGTATCCCGGAGATGAGCCGTACATCGTGTGCAACGGCTGCGACTTCATGGAGCTGCCCTGCAGCGGCGGGGGATCCCTCCACGTGAACTGCACGGTTCCCGTCGAAAGCACCACCTGGGGACGCGTGAAGGCGCTCTACCGCTAGCCCTTCATTTCAACAGCACGATCTTCTGCGTTTCCGTGGCGCCGCCCGCCTGCATGCGCACAAAGAACACCCCGCTCGCGGCGCGCGCGCCGTTATCGGCGGTTCCGTCCCACTCGCGGCTGTGCACGTTCGCCGAGGCGGGCACGAACTCGTCCACCAGCAGGCGCACGCGGCGCCCGGCCACGTCGTAGATGCCGATGGTGACGCGGGAATCCTGCGCCACGCGGTAGCGGATCTGCGTGGACGGGTTGAACGGGTTGGGGACCGCGGGTTCCAGCATGGCCGCGCGCGCTGGCGGAGGTGTGGAAGCCACGGCGGTGGGCGTCAGGGCCCAGCTCGCGAAGCGGTGAGCGCCGTTTCCGCCGGCGGTGGCAAATTCGCCGCCCACGAACAGGGCGCCTTCGCCCACAGCCAGGGCGTCGGCGGGCCGGTCGAGGCCGCTGTCCATGGCGGCCCACGCGGAACCATTCCAGGAAACGATGTTTCCGGCCGGTAAGCCGCTCGCGTTGGCAAAGGCGCCCGCCGCAAACAGCACACCGCCCGCCGACGCCAGCGCGCGCACCGGTCCGTCGACGCCGGGGTTCTGCGGATCGCCCAACTTCTGCCACAGGCTGCCGTCCCAGGCGGCGACGTGGTTCATCACGTCGAGTCCCCAGTGCACGAAGTCACCGGCCGCGTACAGCACGCCGCCGTGGAATTCGAGAGCGCGCACGGTGCCGTCGTCGAATCCGAACGCCATGGTGTTCCAACTGGTGCCGTCGAAGTGGGCGACGTTTCCCACCGGCTGGCCGGCGGCGTAGTTGAAGTCGCCGCCCGCGTACACGTCGCTTCCGTTCACGGCGAGCGCACGCACCGAACCGGTGTTGGTGAGTCCGCCGCCGACCGCGTGCCACGCACTTCCATCCCAGCGGCCGATCTTCTGCAGGATCTCGGCCTGGAATGAGAGAAAACCGCCACCGGCATAGAGGTTGGTTCCGTCGCTGGCCAGCGCGTACACGGGACCACCCAATGATGCGCCCACCGGGTACCACGTGCTTCCGTCCCAGCGCGCCAGGTACGCGGCACCACTGCCGCCGGCGTCGGTGAACTCACCGCCCACGTACAGATCGCTTCCCACCATGAGCATCGCGTGCACGGTTCCGTTGACGCCGCCGCCCAGCGCGCTCCAACCGTTGCCGTCCCAGCGCACCACGCGTGCCGCCGGCGTGTCGTACGCTTGCAGGAAGTCGCCGCCCAGATAGACGTCGGAGCCGGACGAGGCCAGCGCGCGCACGCGTTTGTCGGGTGCGTTGGCAACCCAGCGTTCGCCGTCCCACATGGCGAGGTGGTTGAGTGCGGGCATCCCGCCGGCGGCGGTAAACTCGCCGGCCACTATTAGATTGCCCTGGTACTCGGCCAGCGGCCCCGCCGCCGCGTACTGTCCGCTGTAGGTGACGCCGCCGTCCATGTTGTCCCACGCGCTGCCGGTCCATTTGGCCACGCCGTCCACGGGGGTGCCGCCGGGAACCGTGCTGCCGCACACCATGGTGCGATACAGTCTGTCGTTGAAGAACAGGGCGTCGGTGAAAGAGCCGATCGTCGCGCAGTCTGCCTCATCTGCCACGGCATCATACCACTGCCCATTCTGCAGGTAGCGGACGCTCGGGTAGCCGAACGCGCGCCCCCCGCACATGTACAGGTCGCCGTTGCGCTCGAAAAGCTTGCCCGGCCACATGTACGGCAGGTCGGTCTGCATGTTGGTCCACGAGTCGCCGTCCCAGAAGGCGAGGTGGTAAGCGTCGGCGCCGTTCATGCTGTGATAGTTCCCGCCCGCCACCAGGCCGCCGTTGTACCAGAGCAGCGACCAGACGGCAAGATTGCTGGTGCCACCGGCGATGCCGATCTGGGTGACGGTGGTGCCGTCCCACTTCGACACGAAGGAGGGGTAATCGCCGGCGATGTAGACGTTGCTGCCATCGGTTGCGAGGGAGAAGAGCCACTGGCTCTGCTCGAGCAGGGGATCGTGAATGCCGGTCCACGTGTTGCCGTCCCAGATCGCCATCTCGCCCGGGGAGCCGTTGACGGTGACAAACCTGCCCACAACGACAATGGAGTCCGGGGTGCCGGCCAGCGTGAAGATGGTTGGTTGCAGGGAACCCAGTCCGAAGACGGGTCCGCCCACGTTGGTCCAGGCATTCCCATCCCAGCGCGCGATGCACTGCGCGTTCACCCCTCCGATGGTGTTGAATTCCCCGACGGAGTAGAGATCCCCGCCAATGACCACGAGGTCATGGATGGTGCCGTCGGTGGGGTCGCCGGGGAAACCGCGCAGGCCGAACTGGTCGTCCCACGGGAAGGCATTGATAGATGCCGGGGCAAGAATGACCGCGAGAATGAGAGCGAGTAGAAACCGTGCCATGCGTGAAACCTCCGTTGCGGCGCGAGGCGGTCATGGTCGGCTGGTCGGCTAGAATTCAAGTATAAGTCCCGGGTTGGCCCCGGGTCAAGCGCTCGTTTTGGCGGGTCCTTCAGTCGTCGGCGATGTCCTGGGAGTGCTCCAGGCGCCGGAAGCGCAGCTGCTGGGCGGTGAGGTCCTCGTCGTACGCAAGGTTCACATCGGCGATCTTGCCGTTTCGGATGACGGGCCTGAGGTGTGGGAACGCAAACACCTTGAGCTGGGGGAGCTTGAGCTTCTCGCGGCGCGTGGCGATGTTGGCCTTCCACGCCGGGTCCACCTGGGTGCCGAACTGGTCGAAGAGCGCGTGCGCCGCGTCGGTGTCACCGGTGGATTTGATGATCTGCAGGCGCTTGAGCAGCTCGCCCGCGCCGCGGTGGGCGGCGTCGGTGTCGTTGACGCGCACGAAGTAGTCGCCCTTCACCTGGATCACTTCCACGCCGTAGTTGTGGCCGTCGTAGCCGCCGCGCAGGAGCCAGTTGAGAATGGCGTGGTGGCCGCGGTCGTGCGCCTCGCGCACCGTGGTGCCCTCGATGCGGTCCATGCGCGAGAGCCAGCCCTGCAGGTAGGTCACGAACGCCGTCTCCACCACCAGGTTACGCAGCGAGGGCACGTACGCGCCCATGTCGGAGAGGATGGGATCGCCGATGTGGTACAGCGCCACCAGGTCCGCGCGCGCCTCTTCCAGCGACGAGTACGCGCGCCCCAGCTTGCTGCGCGGGTCCACGCTGCCCAGCGCGGGGTCCGGGCATCCCGAGCCGTGGCCGACGATCTCGTGCAGGTACACCTTGAGCGGGCGTACGATGGAGTGGGAGAGCGACAGCACCGCGTCGTGGTACTCGGGCAGGTAGAACTCGTTCACCACCAGTTTCTCGATGCCCTCGGTGCGCGTGTTCTCCACATTATAGATGATGATGTTCTTGCTGCCGTGGTCGCGGCGCAGGTCGTTGTAGTTGGGGAGATTGAACGCCGCCGGCGACACCGGCCCCGCATCGCCGGTTTCCACCAGAACGTTGACGATCTTGGCCACCGGTCGCGAGATTTCGGTGCGCTTGTAGATATCCGGCCACGGCATGCGCGCCTCGAAGTACGGCGCCTCGTCGGCGATCTTCTCGGTGAGCCCCGCGCCGGCGCGGAAGCTTGCGTTGCCCTCGAAGTTGGCAATCACGCCGCGCGGGTCGAGGTAGCTCTCGATGAAACCGTTCAGGTAGTCCACGCGCGCGTCGCTCTTGAGCCAGTGCACCATGTGCTCGCGGAAGTGCTTCTCGTCGCCGGTCTCGTAGAAGGTGAGCAGGGACTGCAGCGCCGCGCGCTGCTCGCTGCTCTCCGCGTGCGGCAGCGCCAGGCGCACGAAGTGCGAGATGGTCTCCAGTTCGCGCCCGTACAACCCGCCGATCCTGTACACCTCCGGCACCACGCGCCCGTCGCGCTTTG
This window harbors:
- a CDS encoding T9SS type A sorting domain-containing protein; amino-acid sequence: MARFLLALILAVILAPASINAFPWDDQFGLRGFPGDPTDGTIHDLVVIGGDLYSVGEFNTIGGVNAQCIARWDGNAWTNVGGPVFGLGSLQPTIFTLAGTPDSIVVVGRFVTVNGSPGEMAIWDGNTWTGIHDPLLEQSQWLFSLATDGSNVYIAGDYPSFVSKWDGTTVTQIGIAGGTSNLAVWSLLWYNGGLVAGGNYHSMNGADAYHLAFWDGDSWTNMQTDLPYMWPGKLFERNGDLYMCGGRAFGYPSVRYLQNGQWYDAVADEADCATIGSFTDALFFNDRLYRTMVCGSTVPGGTPVDGVAKWTGSAWDNMDGGVTYSGQYAAAGPLAEYQGNLIVAGEFTAAGGMPALNHLAMWDGERWVANAPDKRVRALASSGSDVYLGGDFLQAYDTPAARVVRWDGNGWSALGGGVNGTVHAMLMVGSDLYVGGEFTDAGGSGAAYLARWDGSTWYPVGASLGGPVYALASDGTNLYAGGGFLSFQAEILQKIGRWDGSAWHAVGGGLTNTGSVRALAVNGSDVYAGGDFNYAAGQPVGNVAHFDGTSWNTMAFGFDDGTVRALEFHGGVLYAAGDFVHWGLDVMNHVAAWDGSLWQKLGDPQNPGVDGPVRALASAGGVLFAAGAFANASGLPAGNIVSWNGSAWAAMDSGLDRPADALAVGEGALFVGGEFATAGGNGAHRFASWALTPTAVASTPPPARAAMLEPAVPNPFNPSTQIRYRVAQDSRVTIGIYDVAGRRVRLLVDEFVPASANVHSREWDGTADNGARAASGVFFVRMQAGGATETQKIVLLK
- a CDS encoding potassium transporter Kup translates to MSHAAPEKNSRALTMVVAALGVVYGDIGTSPLYAIRECFHGPHAVAVTPEHILGVLSLVFWSLVIVISIKYLMVVMRADNQGEGGIIALMALVANLSGKPNRRQWLIVTLGLFGAALLYGDGMITPAISVLSAIEGLEVVTPVMQPYVVPITALILLGLFRLQRRGTGQIGKLFGPVTFVWMLALAVWGVISIVQSPVVFKAVNPMYGVRFLAEHGIHSVMTLGVVFLVVTGGEALYADMGHFGLAPIRRAWFSIVLPALALNYFGQGAFLMRSPEYAVNPFYHMFPEWALIPMLILATAATIIASQAVIAGAFSLTWQAAQLGFIPRMHVQHTSDEEIGQVYIPFVNTGLLIATIALVFGFKTSSNLASAYGLAVSTDMVITTILLFIAMHQVWKWNVFAALGVCLVFLVVDIAFFSANVIKIWDGGWFPLAIGVGILIVMTTWRTGRVLLEARVDERRTSFEELKKKRATVTRVRGTGVFLERDPSDVPPTVMRIQRHLNVMFDRVIILSLQTERVPRVPMSERLSVESLDDNMYRVVARYGFDEMPNVPRLLRRCREQGLEIDPSEVTYVMSRETLVATRRKGMAMWRERLFSFMARNSSLVSDTFRIPANHVLEIGAEIEL
- a CDS encoding hydroxyacylglutathione hydrolase, which gives rise to MIFHQIDAGGDRNFAYLIADKDGGSAVIIDPPPDPEKYAGLIDGHRLNVEYIVITHGHSDHSWGMAPAKKRFGGKTVGHTTMHLPLDVKVDEGDTLALGDLKLEFIYTPGHTDDHVCVVCGGHVITGDTLFVGKVGGTDLGPGARREWESLQKLMKLPDDTEVWPGHNYGVAPTSTIGHERKTNPFLLQPDFDAFIDLKANWLDYKRKHGIK
- a CDS encoding sodium:proton antiporter, whose translation is MTILPRTRAQWRTGGLYALAALALLFIPGAAAAAQAGGQHLGERLQIWWAIPFAGILLSIALFPLFAPHWWHRNFPVVSLFWALLFAVPFIIAHRGQAVTEIAHIYMADYIPFIILLWALYSVSSGILVKGTLHGTPRENVIILICGTLLASWIGTTGASMVMIRPLLRAVMWRRRKTHIVVFFIFLVSNIGGALTPLGDPPLFLGFLHHVPFFWTLHLLPDMVFLAVPLLTLFYFIDRRLYARETREQPVEQVGKLGVRGWQNFLFLAAIVGAVLMSGMWKPGYVSVAGVHLQIAGIVRDALLVVIGLVSFKTTSDAIHKSNQFTWFPIKEVAILFAGIFMTIIPALAILKAGEHGALAGLIALAHKPENYFWLTGGLSSFLDNAPTYLTFFNTALGAFFPNTPEPEAVARLIELHGHYLHAISCGAVFMGANTYIGNAPNFMVKSIAEEAGVEMPSFFGYMFKYSIPILMPLFVIMTFLFFR
- a CDS encoding dipeptidyl peptidase 3, translating into MTKDRTQPATERPRIGELERIGPDGRDALVIGVEAPGFEALSLEEKQFAFLMTRAAIAGNGISFQQSHRHADTIARLLEAIFLHSDGLDPAVRDAVHEYLKLVWIHHGQYHHQTHAKFAPPTLTPDMLKRAAHHAVKNGARLPLEGTPVDALLAGLHDAIFDTAHEPVQTNQSAGVDIVATSAVNYYDPGVTLADIEAQPPEFRERINVRFAKRDGRVVPEVYRIGGLYGRELETISHFVRLALPHAESSEQRAALQSLLTFYETGDEKHFREHMVHWLKSDARVDYLNGFIESYLDPRGVIANFEGNASFRAGAGLTEKIADEAPYFEARMPWPDIYKRTEISRPVAKIVNVLVETGDAGPVSPAAFNLPNYNDLRRDHGSKNIIIYNVENTRTEGIEKLVVNEFYLPEYHDAVLSLSHSIVRPLKVYLHEIVGHGSGCPDPALGSVDPRSKLGRAYSSLEEARADLVALYHIGDPILSDMGAYVPSLRNLVVETAFVTYLQGWLSRMDRIEGTTVREAHDRGHHAILNWLLRGGYDGHNYGVEVIQVKGDYFVRVNDTDAAHRGAGELLKRLQIIKSTGDTDAAHALFDQFGTQVDPAWKANIATRREKLKLPQLKVFAFPHLRPVIRNGKIADVNLAYDEDLTAQQLRFRRLEHSQDIADD